A portion of the Papilio machaon chromosome Z, ilPapMach1.1, whole genome shotgun sequence genome contains these proteins:
- the LOC106717064 gene encoding glycerol kinase, with product MNDSNMTQGFGKFGPLVGAIDEGTSSARFIIFKANSSEVIALHQKELTQHFPQEGWVEQDPLDILEVVITCIEKAVEKLVLLGGSPKDIVAVGVTNQRETTIVWDKETGQPLHNAIVWLDMRTTTTTDKLLDNVPNKSRNKNYLKPLCGLPLSPYFSAVKLRWLRDKIDVVNSAMKKGTCYFGTVDTWIIWNLTGGPNGGKHVTDVSNASRTMLMNIESLEWDPLLLKFFEVPKSVLPEIRSSSEIYGYIANGPLQGIPISGCLGDQQAALVGQMCLQKGQAKATYGTGCFVLYNTGDIRVNSSRGLLTTVAYQLGKNSQPVYALEGSVAVAGAALGWLKDNIGMLDDAKESQSLAEMATENGSVVFVPAFSGLYAPYWRQDARGVICGITEDTNSHHIIKAALEAVCFQVRDILNAMNEDCGIPLQLLKVDGGMTSNALVMQMQADLIGINVIKAGFAESTALGAALVAYWGVDVSNHGEPIPMTSGITYTPCINDDERDTRYKKWKMAVERSLGWDQN from the exons ATGAACGACTCCAATATGACACAGGGTTTTGGAAAATTTGGCCCTTTAGTTGGTGCTATTGATGAAGGTACTTCTAGTGCccgatttataatattcaaagcCAATTCATCAGAAGTTATAGCACTACACCAGAAGGAGTTAACTCAACACTTTCCTCAAGAAGGGTGGGTTGAACAAGACCCACTCGATATTTTAGAGGTTGTGATAACCTGCATTGAAAAAGCAGTTGAAAAATTAGTTCTTCTCGGTGGAAGTCCTAAG GATATAGTAGCAGTAGGTGTAACAAATCAAAGAGAAACAACCATTGTATGGGACAAAGAAACAGGGCAACCACTGCACAATGCCATAGTTTGGTTGGATATGAGAACAACAACCACAACAGATAAATTATTAGACAATGTCCCAAATAAATCAAGGAACAAGAACTATTTAAAG CCACTATGTGGTCTTCCTCTATCACCCTACTTTAGTGCAGTTAAACTCAGGTGGCTTCGTGACAAAATTGATGTTGTTAACAGTGCTATGAAGAAAGGAACTTGTTACTTTGGTACTGTGGACACTTGGATCATTTGGAATTTAACAG GAGGGCCAAATGGTGGGAAACATGTTACAGATGTAAGTAATGCATCGAGAACAATGTTGATGAACATTGAATCTTTGGAATGGGATCCTTTATTGCTCAAATTCTTTGAAGTGCCAAAATCAGTTCTACCAGAGATCAGATCCAGTTCTGAg ATTTATGGATATATAGCGAATGGACCACTGCAGGGTATACCAATATCAGGATGTCTCGGTGATCAACAAGCTGCCTTGGTCGGCCAGATGTGTTTACAAAAAGGACAAGCCAAGGCCACATATGGTACTGGATGCTTTGTATTATACAATACAGGAGATATCCGAGTAAACTCAAGTCGAGGCTTACTTACTACAGTAGCATATCAATTGGGAAAGAACAGTCAACCAGTATATGCTTTAGAAGGATCG GTAGCAGTAGCCGGTGCGGCTTTAGGTTGGCTCAAAGACAACATTGGTATGTTAGATGATGCCAAGGAGTCTCAATCTCTCGCTGAGATGGCAACAGAAAATGGCAGTGTTGTATTTGTTCCCGCATTCAGTGGTTTATATGCGCCATACTGGAGACAAGATGCCAGAGG GGTGATTTGTGGTATAACTGAAGATACAAATTCACATCATATAATAAAAGCAGCTCTTGAAGCAGTTTGTTTCCAAGTGCGAGATATTTTGAATGCTATGAACGAAGACTGTGGAATTCCTCTTCAGTTGCTTAAG GTTGATGGGGGGATGACATCAAATGCCTTGGTCATGCAGATGCAAGCGGATTTAATAGGTATAAATGTAATCAAAGCTGGTTTCGCCGAAAGTACGGCTTTGGGGGCGGCGCTAGTTGCATATTGGGGCGTTGATGTGTCAAATCATGGTGAACCTATACCCATGACTAGTGGTATCACATACACTCCTTGTATAAATGATGATGAACGAGATAcgagatataaaaaatggaaaatggCCGTTGAAAGATCTCTTGGATGGGATCAAAactaa